Proteins encoded together in one Nyctibius grandis isolate bNycGra1 chromosome 1, bNycGra1.pri, whole genome shotgun sequence window:
- the CHRM3 gene encoding muscarinic acetylcholine receptor M3 isoform X1, with protein MLTHYQFCFQKKSSWSYTVPNPTNRFDVPHWTTLCQRATMIMQNNSSASPLFANVSSFWKRDSHRPGLLDEAASLIGSYDFPQTTESFPFSTVESTNMSLNATSKDPLGGHAVWQVVLIAFLTGILALVTIIGNVLVIVAFKVNKQLKTVNNYFLLSLACADLIIGVISMNLYTTYIIMDHWALGNLACDLWLSIDYVASNASVMNLLVISFDRYFSITRPLTYRAKRTTKRAGVMIGLAWIVSFVLWAPAILFWQYFVGERTVPPDQCFIQFLSVPIITFGTAIAAFYLPVTIMSILYWRIYKETEKRTKELAGLQASGSEAEAARFVHQTGSSRSCSSYELQRQSMKRSTRRKYRRCHFWLTMKSWEPNTDQGDQEHSSSDSWNNNDAAASLENSASSDEEDIAAETRAIYSIVLKLPGHSAILNSTKLPSSEDLHESGDELQKSDTESKEKKPKKLHPPKSVQDSGNFQKSFSKLPIQPESAETTSASDGLSSVTKTSAALPLSVKEATLAKKFALKTRSQITKRKRMSLIKEKKAAQTLSAILFAFIITWTPYNIMVLVNTFCSCIPKTFWNLGYWLCYINSTVNPVCYALCNKTFRNTFKMLLLCQCDKRKRRKQQYQQRQSVIFHKRIPREAS; from the coding sequence acTATGTCAGAGAGCCACAATGATCATGCAAAATAACAGTTCAGCCTCGCCCCTGTTTGCAAATGTGAGCTCCTTCTGGAAGCGAGATTCGCACAGACCGGGACTACTTGATGAAGCAGCGTCGCTCATTGGCAGCTATGATTTCCCTCAGACCACAGAGAGTTTTCCCTTCTCCACTGTGGAATCAACAAACATGTCCCTAAATGCCACAAGCAAAGACCCTCTGGGTGGACACGCTGTCTGGCAAGTAGTTTTGATTGCTTTCCTCACTGGGATCCTTGCATTGGTGACCATCATAGGAAACGTCCTAGTGATTGTTGCATTTAAGGTTaacaaacaactgaaaacagtCAACAACTACTTCTTGTTGAGTCTTGCTTGTGCAGATTTGATCATCGGTGTTATTTCCATGAATCTTTACACTACATACATCATCATGGACCACTGGGCTTTGGGAAACTTGGCCTGTGATCTTTGGCTCTCCATTGACTATGTCGCCAGTAATGCCTCTGTCATGAATCTCCTTGTCATAAGTTTTGACAGGTATTTTTCCATCACTAGGCCACTTACGTACAGAGCCAAACGAACAACCAAAAGGGCTGGGGTGATGATTGGTTTAGCATGGATTGTCTCTTTTGTTCTTTGGGCCCCTGCCATCTTGTTCTGGCAGTATTTTGTTGGGGAGAGGACTGTGCCTCCTGATCAATGTTTCATCCAGTTTCTAAGTGTACCAATCATCACTTTTGGCACTGCCATAGCTGCCTTTTACTTGCCAGTCACCATTATGAGTATTTTGTATTGGAGGATCTACAAGGAGACCGAGAAACGCACCAAAGAGTTAGCAGGGCTACAAGCTTCGGGCAGTGAAGCAGAGGCAGCACGCTTCGTACACCAGACAGGCAGCTCCCGGAGCTGCAGCAGCTACGAGCTGCAACGGCAGAGCATGAAACGCTCCACCCGAAGGAAATACAGGCGCTGCCACTTCTGGCTCACAATGAAGAGCTGGGAACCCAACACAGACCAGGGGGACcaagagcacagcagcagcgACAGCTGGAACAACAAtgatgctgctgcctcccttgAAAATTCAGCCTCCTCTGACGAAGAAGACATCGCTGCAGAGACCAGAGCCATCTATTCAATCGTGCTGAAGCTTCCTGGTCACAGCGCCATCCTTAATTCCACGAAACTACCCTCCTCGGAAGATTTGCATGAGTCAGGGGATGAACTGCAGAAATCTGATACGGAATCGAAGGAAAAGAAACCTAAAAAATTGCACCCTCCCAAAAGTGTTCAGGACAGTGGAAATTTCCAGAAGAGCTTTTCTAAGCTTCCAATTCAGCCTGAGTCAGCAGAGACAACCTCAGCTTCCGATGGCCTCTCATCAGTGACCAAGACATCTGCGGCCCTGCCCTTGTCCGTCAAGGAAGCAACCCTGGCAAAAAAGTTTGCCTTGAAGACCAGAAGTCAGATCACAAAGCGAAAACGAATGTCACttatcaaagaaaagaaagcggCACAGACACTCAGTGCCATTCTGTTTGCCTTCATCATTACCTGGACCCCATATAACATCATGGTTCTGGTGAACACCTTTTGCAGCTGTATCCCCAAAACTTTCTGGAACCTGGGGTACTGGCTTTGCTACATCAATAGCACGGTGAACCCCGTGTGCTATGCACTGTGtaacaaaacattcagaaacacTTTCAAGATGCTACTGCTGTGCCAGTGTGACAAACGAAAACGACGCAAACAGCAGTATCAGCAAAGGCAGTCCGTCATTTTTCATAAGCGGATCCCTAGGGAGGCTTCATAg
- the CHRM3 gene encoding muscarinic acetylcholine receptor M3 isoform X2, with product MFPTGLRRLCQRATMIMQNNSSASPLFANVSSFWKRDSHRPGLLDEAASLIGSYDFPQTTESFPFSTVESTNMSLNATSKDPLGGHAVWQVVLIAFLTGILALVTIIGNVLVIVAFKVNKQLKTVNNYFLLSLACADLIIGVISMNLYTTYIIMDHWALGNLACDLWLSIDYVASNASVMNLLVISFDRYFSITRPLTYRAKRTTKRAGVMIGLAWIVSFVLWAPAILFWQYFVGERTVPPDQCFIQFLSVPIITFGTAIAAFYLPVTIMSILYWRIYKETEKRTKELAGLQASGSEAEAARFVHQTGSSRSCSSYELQRQSMKRSTRRKYRRCHFWLTMKSWEPNTDQGDQEHSSSDSWNNNDAAASLENSASSDEEDIAAETRAIYSIVLKLPGHSAILNSTKLPSSEDLHESGDELQKSDTESKEKKPKKLHPPKSVQDSGNFQKSFSKLPIQPESAETTSASDGLSSVTKTSAALPLSVKEATLAKKFALKTRSQITKRKRMSLIKEKKAAQTLSAILFAFIITWTPYNIMVLVNTFCSCIPKTFWNLGYWLCYINSTVNPVCYALCNKTFRNTFKMLLLCQCDKRKRRKQQYQQRQSVIFHKRIPREAS from the coding sequence acTATGTCAGAGAGCCACAATGATCATGCAAAATAACAGTTCAGCCTCGCCCCTGTTTGCAAATGTGAGCTCCTTCTGGAAGCGAGATTCGCACAGACCGGGACTACTTGATGAAGCAGCGTCGCTCATTGGCAGCTATGATTTCCCTCAGACCACAGAGAGTTTTCCCTTCTCCACTGTGGAATCAACAAACATGTCCCTAAATGCCACAAGCAAAGACCCTCTGGGTGGACACGCTGTCTGGCAAGTAGTTTTGATTGCTTTCCTCACTGGGATCCTTGCATTGGTGACCATCATAGGAAACGTCCTAGTGATTGTTGCATTTAAGGTTaacaaacaactgaaaacagtCAACAACTACTTCTTGTTGAGTCTTGCTTGTGCAGATTTGATCATCGGTGTTATTTCCATGAATCTTTACACTACATACATCATCATGGACCACTGGGCTTTGGGAAACTTGGCCTGTGATCTTTGGCTCTCCATTGACTATGTCGCCAGTAATGCCTCTGTCATGAATCTCCTTGTCATAAGTTTTGACAGGTATTTTTCCATCACTAGGCCACTTACGTACAGAGCCAAACGAACAACCAAAAGGGCTGGGGTGATGATTGGTTTAGCATGGATTGTCTCTTTTGTTCTTTGGGCCCCTGCCATCTTGTTCTGGCAGTATTTTGTTGGGGAGAGGACTGTGCCTCCTGATCAATGTTTCATCCAGTTTCTAAGTGTACCAATCATCACTTTTGGCACTGCCATAGCTGCCTTTTACTTGCCAGTCACCATTATGAGTATTTTGTATTGGAGGATCTACAAGGAGACCGAGAAACGCACCAAAGAGTTAGCAGGGCTACAAGCTTCGGGCAGTGAAGCAGAGGCAGCACGCTTCGTACACCAGACAGGCAGCTCCCGGAGCTGCAGCAGCTACGAGCTGCAACGGCAGAGCATGAAACGCTCCACCCGAAGGAAATACAGGCGCTGCCACTTCTGGCTCACAATGAAGAGCTGGGAACCCAACACAGACCAGGGGGACcaagagcacagcagcagcgACAGCTGGAACAACAAtgatgctgctgcctcccttgAAAATTCAGCCTCCTCTGACGAAGAAGACATCGCTGCAGAGACCAGAGCCATCTATTCAATCGTGCTGAAGCTTCCTGGTCACAGCGCCATCCTTAATTCCACGAAACTACCCTCCTCGGAAGATTTGCATGAGTCAGGGGATGAACTGCAGAAATCTGATACGGAATCGAAGGAAAAGAAACCTAAAAAATTGCACCCTCCCAAAAGTGTTCAGGACAGTGGAAATTTCCAGAAGAGCTTTTCTAAGCTTCCAATTCAGCCTGAGTCAGCAGAGACAACCTCAGCTTCCGATGGCCTCTCATCAGTGACCAAGACATCTGCGGCCCTGCCCTTGTCCGTCAAGGAAGCAACCCTGGCAAAAAAGTTTGCCTTGAAGACCAGAAGTCAGATCACAAAGCGAAAACGAATGTCACttatcaaagaaaagaaagcggCACAGACACTCAGTGCCATTCTGTTTGCCTTCATCATTACCTGGACCCCATATAACATCATGGTTCTGGTGAACACCTTTTGCAGCTGTATCCCCAAAACTTTCTGGAACCTGGGGTACTGGCTTTGCTACATCAATAGCACGGTGAACCCCGTGTGCTATGCACTGTGtaacaaaacattcagaaacacTTTCAAGATGCTACTGCTGTGCCAGTGTGACAAACGAAAACGACGCAAACAGCAGTATCAGCAAAGGCAGTCCGTCATTTTTCATAAGCGGATCCCTAGGGAGGCTTCATAg